The Terriglobus roseus sequence TCGCAGCACCGCTGCCGCGCCAGCGGAACTGGAAGTCCAGAACGGAACGCACCGTGTAGGGGCGGCCATCGATGCAGAACGGGTCGAAGCGCCACTGCTTCGCGGCGAACTCTGCTGCGGCCCGCAGCGACGGTTCGCCGGAGAGTAGCTGCGTCTGCGTGACATTGCCCTCATGGTTGACTTCTATCGCGATGACCACTTCCCCGTCGATATGCGCACGGCGAGCCTCCTCCGGAAAGACGGGCTGCACGCTGGCGATGGCATGCGATAACAGCAGACGCATGGGGACAGTCATCGGTTCGTGACGCGGCTTTTCTACCTTCTTCGGACTTCTAAGGCAGTCTGCATGCGCAATGGCTGCGGACAGCAGAACCAGTGTCGCCAACGTTCGTAATCCCGTCATGCGGATGATTGTAGGGCCGCGGGCTTGATAGTCTTGTCGGACTCACCATGACCTCCACCGCCAAGGCTCCTGCAAAATGGATCGTGCCGCTTGCCTTTGGCTGCGTGTACTTCTTCTGGGGTTCGACGTTCGTCGCCATCCGCTATGGCGTGCAATACCTTACGCCAGGGTTCGTGTCGGGCTTCCGATACCTGGCCGCGGGGCTGGTGCTGCTGGTCCTGTTGCCGATCCGCGGCGTCAGCATCCAACTGAATCGTCGCGAGTTACTGCGCGCCGTGGTTCTGGGCCTGTTGATGCTGACCGGTAACAATGTGCTGCTGGGGTGGGCGGAGATGTATGTCACCGCGGGGTATGCGGCGCTGCTGACGGCGAGTGTGCCCATCCTGATCGCGATGTGCGAGAGCCTCATTCCGGGTGGCGCTCCTTTGAATCGCATGGGATGGGTAGGCAGCGGCCTTGGACTGGCGGGGCTGGTGCTGCTGCTGTCGCCGGTTCTGCGGCATGGATTGGTGCTGAACCACGGCGGTGATGCCGAGCGAGCGCTGGCGCTAGGCACAGTGATCCTGGTGGTCGGTATCGCCTGCTGGGTGGTGGGATCGTTGTTGTCGGGACGGTGGCCTTCGAAGCTGGACCCTTTTGTCGCGGCGGCTTGGCAGATGCTGATTGCAGGCTTCGCGAATGTACTCATCGGCACGGCAGCAGGCGGATGGCACGCGGCACGCTGGACGCCGGGTGTCTTCGTCGCGCTGGCGTGGCTTGCAGTCTTTGGATCGCTGGTAGGTTATACCGCGTACACCTATCTGCTCCACCACGTTCCGGTCGCGAAGGTTGCGACCTACGCCTACGTGAATCCCATTGTTGCAGTGGTGCTAAGTGCCGTGTTTCTGCACGAAGGTCTGCATGGATCGCAGTGGTTTGCGATGGCAATCATCCTTATTGCCGTGGCGATTGTGACGGCTTCGAAGAGCAAGCCAAAGGCTGCGTAAGCAACGACTCAGTTCGCTTCCAGAACTTGAGCCGCCGCACGCAGGCCACTGCGAAGAGCTCCGTGAACAGTTCCCCAATGACCGGTGGTGTCGGTATGTTCGCCCGCGAAGAAGAGGGTCTTCTCGACGGGCAGCGACATGCGTTCGGAGGCGTCGACCGCGCCCACCGGAACCCACGAATACGCTCCCAGTGCAAAAGGATCACGCTGCCAGTCATGGCTGTGATGCGAGACAAGCTGGTCGAGCACCTGATCCTGCGTGACACCGAAGATCCGGGCGAGATCGCCGCAGGCTATGTGTGCGATCTGGTGGTCGGTCAGGGCTGCGAAACGGTCCGCGGCGGGGCCGCCGCTCCACGCGGTCAGAACCGGGTCGAGGGATGGGAATCCCGTCCAGAAGACATGGAAGTGAGGCTCATCGGTACCGCCTAGCTCGGTCGGCAGAAGGAACGAAAGCTGCTGCAAAGCTTCGTGCTGCTGGCTTGCGATCTCCGCCCACCAGCGCGTACGGAAGACAAGGTTGATGCGGCAGACCTGCCCCATAGCCATACGCCTGGCATCTTCGATGACGTTCGCTGGTGAAGGTGTGAAGCGAACCGCATCGGCCTGCAGGACACCGAGCGGCAAGGTGATGATTGCGGTATCTGCCTCAAGCACTTCGCCCGATGTGAGCGTGATGCCAACGCGACCGGCAGACCATGTGACTTCATTCACATGGGCGCTGATACGGATCGAACCGCCCGCGCGGGCAAGCCGCTCTGCAAGAGCCTGTGGGAGACGGGCATAACCACCGCGCACATGTGATGCCCTGTCGCCGTTGATGCTGTCTTCAGCACGCTGCTGCAATGCCAGCGAACGCACGGAGATGCGGGATGCATCGGCAGCATTGAAGCCCTCAACATAGCTGGTAGCGCCTGACGCAAGCTTTTCGTTCGCGTCCTGTCGTGAAAGATAGTCACGGAAGCTGAGGTCTTCGGCGGGATGTTCCTCGCTCCACGACGTCATCTGCTCCAGCAGTGCGAATGGATCCTTGTCGTCCTCGTCCTCACTCTCGGCTTCGTCTTCTACGAAGAGTGAACCGTCGGGTGTGTAGTGAAAGTTGCTGCCGGTAAGTTCGAAGGTGGGGAGGTCAAGTTCTTGAAGAAGTGCGAGCAGTTCCGGCGGCTCGCCGTGGACGAACTCTGCACCAAGTTCAACGGTCGCGTCGCCGGCATGGGCGGTAAGGATGCGTCCACCTACACGTTCCCGCGCCTCGAGGACGATGACGTCATAACCAGCTTTAGCAAGCCTCACCGCTGCAATCAGACCCGCAACACCGGCGCCAACAACTAGAACACTTTTCACGACTACCGAACCCCGCTAACTTGCTGGCTTGCTGACTCGCTGGCCTGCTGCCTCTTGAGCAAATCGCGCAGCAGGTTGATCGCCTCGGCGCGCGAGCGGATACTGCCTTCCAATTGCGCATCTTCAATCTCGCTCAGAAGTTGTTTGAAGCGTGGGCCGGGTTTCAGGCCCGCGTCGATCAGGTCGCGGCCAGTCAATAGCAGCGCGGGCTTCCACTCTTCCACGGGTGCCGCTTCGAAGTGTTGCTTCGCGTAGTCATACATCCCCAGCAGGTTGTGCGAACTGGTGACGTCGAGCTTGTGCAGCGCGAGGTGCTCTGCAAAATTCTGAAGGCGGAAGAAGCGCTTCAGCGTGCTCTGCTTCATGTTTTTCACATCGCCAAAGCGCATGTGATTGGCGACCAGCGCGACGATCTGATCGGTGTCCGCAGTCGAGAAACGCAGACGGTTCAGGATGGCGCGAGACATCGTCGCGCCGACATCTGCGTGGCCGTTGAAACGGATGCGTGGCTTCGGGTCGGCGGGATCGGGCGCGCGAAAGGTTGGCGGCTTGCCCACGTCGTGCAACAGAGCTGACCAAGCCAGAGTGGGCCTGGCACCTGCTTCCAGCTTTTCCAGCAGCATGAGGGTGTGAATCCACACATCCCCCTCTGGATGCCATTCCGGCGGCTGCTCGACGCCCCTCATCGCCCAAACTTCCGGCAGGACGTATTCAAGCAAGCCACTCTCGTCCAGCAGCTCAAAGGCGCGGCGCGC is a genomic window containing:
- a CDS encoding energy transducer TonB → MTGLRTLATLVLLSAAIAHADCLRSPKKVEKPRHEPMTVPMRLLLSHAIASVQPVFPEEARRAHIDGEVVIAIEVNHEGNVTQTQLLSGEPSLRAAAEFAAKQWRFDPFCIDGRPYTVRSVLDFQFRWRGSGAATATP
- a CDS encoding EamA family transporter, with protein sequence MTSTAKAPAKWIVPLAFGCVYFFWGSTFVAIRYGVQYLTPGFVSGFRYLAAGLVLLVLLPIRGVSIQLNRRELLRAVVLGLLMLTGNNVLLGWAEMYVTAGYAALLTASVPILIAMCESLIPGGAPLNRMGWVGSGLGLAGLVLLLSPVLRHGLVLNHGGDAERALALGTVILVVGIACWVVGSLLSGRWPSKLDPFVAAAWQMLIAGFANVLIGTAAGGWHAARWTPGVFVALAWLAVFGSLVGYTAYTYLLHHVPVAKVATYAYVNPIVAVVLSAVFLHEGLHGSQWFAMAIILIAVAIVTASKSKPKAA
- a CDS encoding flavin monoamine oxidase family protein codes for the protein MKSVLVVGAGVAGLIAAVRLAKAGYDVIVLEARERVGGRILTAHAGDATVELGAEFVHGEPPELLALLQELDLPTFELTGSNFHYTPDGSLFVEDEAESEDEDDKDPFALLEQMTSWSEEHPAEDLSFRDYLSRQDANEKLASGATSYVEGFNAADASRISVRSLALQQRAEDSINGDRASHVRGGYARLPQALAERLARAGGSIRISAHVNEVTWSAGRVGITLTSGEVLEADTAIITLPLGVLQADAVRFTPSPANVIEDARRMAMGQVCRINLVFRTRWWAEIASQQHEALQQLSFLLPTELGGTDEPHFHVFWTGFPSLDPVLTAWSGGPAADRFAALTDHQIAHIACGDLARIFGVTQDQVLDQLVSHHSHDWQRDPFALGAYSWVPVGAVDASERMSLPVEKTLFFAGEHTDTTGHWGTVHGALRSGLRAAAQVLEAN
- a CDS encoding CCA tRNA nucleotidyltransferase; the encoded protein is MNFAQSPGFQAALHIVRSLRERGFDAYFAGGCVRDLLLGIEPKDYDVATSATPEKVLMGFDRTFSVGMHFGVVIVCTANKDAGCEVQTEVATFRSDGEYTDGRRPDEISYADTPQEDVVRRDFTINGMLLDPIGLTEDNIASRVLDFVGGQDDLHAGIVRAIGDPERRFREDKLRMLRAVRFAARFGFEIEHSTMQAMQQQAAAISQVSNERVRDELTKMLTEGHARRAFELLDESGLLEYVLPEVWAMRGVEQPPEWHPEGDVWIHTLMLLEKLEAGARPTLAWSALLHDVGKPPTFRAPDPADPKPRIRFNGHADVGATMSRAILNRLRFSTADTDQIVALVANHMRFGDVKNMKQSTLKRFFRLQNFAEHLALHKLDVTSSHNLLGMYDYAKQHFEAAPVEEWKPALLLTGRDLIDAGLKPGPRFKQLLSEIEDAQLEGSIRSRAEAINLLRDLLKRQQASESASQQVSGVR